The following are from one region of the Methanoculleus caldifontis genome:
- a CDS encoding nuclear transport factor 2 family protein — translation MGDEQNAETVGRLFEAFGRGDIPGAMEFFAEDVDFRSPVTRIHHQALTWARPRHGREEVRRFFGEMAAEVRPEPFEVLTLVARDDMVAVEGRNRGTVNATGVQFVHDWAMFFSFRDGRIVRCYHYYDTADLLAAF, via the coding sequence ATGGGTGACGAGCAGAATGCGGAGACAGTGGGAAGACTCTTTGAGGCGTTCGGGCGCGGGGATATCCCGGGCGCCATGGAGTTCTTTGCCGAGGATGTCGATTTTCGATCGCCGGTGACACGTATTCATCATCAGGCGCTCACGTGGGCGCGTCCCCGCCACGGGCGCGAGGAGGTGAGACGGTTCTTCGGAGAGATGGCTGCAGAGGTGAGGCCGGAGCCGTTCGAAGTTCTGACGCTCGTCGCCCGGGACGATATGGTTGCCGTGGAAGGGCGAAACAGGGGGACCGTCAACGCAACGGGGGTGCAGTTCGTCCATGACTGGGCGATGTTCTTCTCGTTCCGGGACGGCAGGATCGTACGGTGTTATCACTACTATGACACGGCAGATCTCCTTGCGGCGTTTTGA
- a CDS encoding nucleotidyltransferase family protein, producing the protein MHPLTRIRLNLRTIRERYGVARIGIFGSVARNEATAASDIDILVEFREGEETFDAPRLAALELLPVGASPFAPGGAHAHFVHASHLRCSNSVPDGTSSFEA; encoded by the coding sequence ATGCATCCTCTCACCCGGATCCGGCTGAATCTCCGCACCATCCGGGAACGCTACGGTGTGGCCCGTATCGGCATCTTCGGGTCCGTGGCGCGGAACGAGGCCACCGCGGCAAGCGACATCGATATCCTGGTGGAGTTTCGGGAGGGGGAAGAGACTTTCGATGCCCCGCGCCTGGCGGCGCTCGAGCTCCTGCCCGTAGGAGCGTCGCCTTTCGCACCTGGCGGTGCTCACGCTCACTTCGTTCACGCTTCACACCTGCGGTGTTCGAACTCCGTTCCTGACGGAACGTCGTCCTTCGAAGCCTGA
- a CDS encoding AI-2E family transporter yields the protein MTTRYSDTGLLTLILALLIFAGILIAFWPLLDAIVLALSLAVVLIPFKQRLACRSSDRIAAAIITLLAFASISGLIVLTAAIVYTNAGYIFNMANIIIGWVEALPDAGILTPDAVAETLQAVVNIFEAYLASIAMSLPMILLKAFIFFLALYLFVLSGDHVAQELRSVLPEQLAASVNSLSGKTVDTLYAVYIVNVQVALITFLIAVPFFVFWGYGQVLVLAVLMGIFQLIPFLGPQILIIFLALYALAQGDTSGAVVMLAVGYPLISGSADFYFRPKMMGRRMAIHPVLMMIGLFGGLALFGIIGVILGPLFAALLVSAYELLVVQLRAGKSEQAVLTGQG from the coding sequence GTGACCACCAGATACTCCGACACCGGTCTCCTGACGCTGATCCTCGCCCTCCTCATCTTCGCCGGGATCCTCATCGCCTTCTGGCCGCTCCTCGACGCCATCGTGCTCGCGCTCTCCCTCGCCGTCGTCCTCATCCCGTTCAAGCAGCGCCTGGCCTGCAGATCCTCCGACCGCATCGCCGCCGCCATCATCACGCTCCTCGCCTTCGCCTCCATATCGGGACTGATCGTCCTGACGGCGGCGATCGTCTACACCAACGCCGGCTACATCTTCAACATGGCAAACATCATCATCGGCTGGGTCGAGGCGCTCCCCGACGCCGGCATCCTCACCCCTGACGCGGTGGCCGAGACCCTCCAGGCCGTCGTCAATATCTTCGAGGCCTACCTCGCGAGCATCGCGATGAGCCTCCCCATGATCCTCCTGAAAGCCTTCATCTTCTTCCTCGCCCTCTACCTCTTCGTCCTCTCAGGCGACCACGTGGCACAGGAACTCCGGTCCGTCCTCCCCGAACAACTCGCTGCCTCGGTGAACAGCCTCTCGGGCAAGACCGTCGACACCCTCTACGCCGTCTACATCGTCAACGTCCAGGTGGCCCTCATCACCTTCCTCATCGCCGTTCCCTTCTTCGTCTTCTGGGGCTACGGTCAGGTCCTGGTCCTCGCCGTCCTGATGGGCATCTTCCAGCTCATTCCGTTCCTCGGGCCGCAGATCCTGATCATCTTCCTGGCCCTCTACGCCCTCGCCCAGGGGGACACATCAGGCGCGGTCGTGATGCTCGCCGTCGGCTACCCCCTGATCTCCGGGTCCGCCGACTTCTACTTCCGGCCGAAGATGATGGGGAGGCGGATGGCGATCCACCCCGTCCTGATGATGATCGGCCTCTTCGGGGGCCTCGCCCTCTTCGGGATCATCGGAGTTATCCTCGGCCCGCTCTTTGCCGCACTCCTCGTCTCCGCCTATGAACTCCTTGTCGTTCAGCTCCGCGCCGGGAAGAGCGAGCAGGCGGTCCTCACCGGGCAGGGGTAA
- a CDS encoding SpoIIAA family protein has product MLEQMETGAENVVGFRFDGEMTDEDYAARLIPALEAAARNHPIVRVIFSVVDFHGWKPRGHWEALKRWYGIGQVDRIAITGGEKWEEWMHRLPGLFVGFTGIDVRFFSDDHLEAALDWLREPIPTGEAAEAV; this is encoded by the coding sequence ATGCTCGAGCAGATGGAGACAGGTGCGGAGAATGTCGTCGGGTTCCGGTTCGACGGCGAGATGACGGACGAGGACTACGCCGCGAGGCTGATCCCGGCGCTTGAGGCGGCGGCAAGGAACCACCCCATCGTCCGGGTCATCTTCTCGGTCGTGGACTTCCACGGCTGGAAACCCCGCGGGCACTGGGAGGCCCTCAAGCGGTGGTACGGGATCGGGCAGGTCGACAGGATCGCCATCACCGGCGGCGAGAAGTGGGAGGAGTGGATGCACCGCCTGCCCGGTCTCTTCGTCGGGTTTACCGGGATCGACGTCCGCTTCTTCTCCGACGACCACCTGGAAGCGGCCCTCGACTGGCTGCGAGAGCCGATACCGACGGGGGAGGCAGCGGAGGCGGTATAA
- a CDS encoding PAS domain S-box protein, translated as MQQEQDTAARVLNVLRSRPKGMAIAEIAREAGINRNTAARQLELLRANGQVELREFGTAKVYYRARRVPLSAFLCFTRNLILVLDSTGKIVQINDRYCKLARREKDDLIGLTLAAADLPVVSAPEAMAVMEGMDKEQVVTDLRHPHDGGDLFFHLQVIPTTFEDGKRGLTVVLEDITDRHRMMEALKKSEDNLHAFMFALSQPAHLIDSEGTVLVSNEVAPRRLGVRLEDYVGRNIAAYLPPEIAEIRARYLERAVREKQAVIWEDTRRELDYEHHLIPIIEKDGSVNRLAHIGFNTTAWKRAEAALRESEARFRSILDNSTDALYRRDLRSGRFDYFSPAIEQITGYPVEEILGLNVDAILRRVHPEDLERVLTDKIGTSLREKEGTVDYRFLCGDGRYRWLSDRFVITCDPDGAPLFREGILRDITDRKRTEEVLQESEERFREVFDLTPIPAAIVGEGDRAFFVNRQFTELFGYTEDDVAAGGEWFTRAFPDSDCRGETVAPRDAGRTTPETGRARCKNGEEKTVRFHPVILSNGDRYITFEEIPGG; from the coding sequence ATGCAGCAGGAGCAGGATACCGCCGCCCGCGTCCTCAACGTTCTCAGGTCCCGCCCCAAAGGGATGGCCATCGCCGAGATCGCCCGCGAGGCCGGGATCAACCGCAACACGGCAGCCCGACAGCTGGAACTCCTCCGGGCAAACGGCCAGGTTGAACTGCGGGAGTTCGGCACGGCCAAAGTCTATTACCGGGCCCGGCGGGTGCCGCTCTCGGCGTTCCTCTGCTTCACCAGAAACCTGATCCTGGTCCTCGACAGCACCGGGAAGATTGTCCAGATCAACGACCGGTACTGCAAACTCGCCCGGCGTGAGAAGGACGATCTCATAGGCCTGACCCTGGCGGCCGCAGACCTGCCGGTCGTCTCCGCCCCGGAGGCCATGGCCGTGATGGAAGGCATGGATAAAGAGCAGGTCGTCACCGACCTCCGGCACCCGCACGACGGCGGGGACCTCTTCTTCCACCTCCAGGTGATCCCGACGACCTTTGAAGACGGCAAGAGAGGCCTTACCGTCGTCCTCGAAGACATCACCGACCGGCACCGGATGATGGAGGCGCTTAAGAAGAGCGAAGACAACCTCCACGCGTTCATGTTTGCCCTCTCGCAGCCGGCGCACCTCATCGACAGCGAGGGGACCGTGCTCGTGAGCAATGAAGTGGCCCCGAGGAGGCTCGGCGTGCGTCTCGAGGATTACGTGGGCAGGAACATAGCCGCCTACCTGCCTCCCGAGATCGCCGAGATCCGGGCGAGATACCTGGAGAGAGCGGTTCGGGAGAAGCAGGCGGTGATCTGGGAAGATACGCGCCGGGAACTTGACTACGAGCACCATCTCATCCCCATCATCGAGAAGGACGGCAGCGTGAACCGCCTCGCTCACATCGGGTTCAACACAACGGCATGGAAGAGGGCTGAAGCGGCCCTGCGGGAGAGCGAGGCGCGGTTCAGATCGATCCTCGACAACTCCACCGACGCCTTATACCGGCGGGATCTCCGGTCAGGCCGTTTCGACTACTTCAGCCCCGCAATCGAGCAGATCACCGGCTACCCCGTAGAGGAGATCCTGGGCCTGAACGTGGACGCGATCCTCAGGCGCGTCCACCCCGAAGATCTTGAACGGGTACTGACCGATAAGATAGGCACCTCGTTGAGAGAGAAGGAAGGGACGGTCGATTACCGGTTCCTGTGCGGGGACGGCAGATACCGGTGGCTCTCCGACCGGTTCGTGATAACCTGTGATCCAGACGGCGCACCCCTCTTCCGGGAGGGGATCCTTCGGGACATCACCGACCGCAAGAGGACGGAGGAGGTCCTGCAGGAGAGCGAAGAGCGGTTCCGCGAAGTCTTCGACCTCACCCCCATCCCCGCCGCAATCGTCGGAGAGGGCGATCGGGCCTTCTTCGTCAACCGGCAGTTCACCGAACTCTTCGGGTATACAGAGGACGATGTTGCAGCAGGCGGGGAATGGTTCACCCGGGCATTTCCCGATTCGGACTGCCGGGGAGAGACGGTTGCCCCCCGGGATGCCGGCAGGACAACGCCGGAGACCGGCCGGGCGCGGTGTAAGAACGGCGAGGAGAAGACCGTCCGCTTCCACCCCGTCATCCTCAGCAACGGGGACCGTTACATCACCTTCGAAGAGATCCCCGGTGGCTGA
- a CDS encoding DUF1269 domain-containing protein has translation MSDLIAIAYDGEDTAFRVRDRLIDLTKEHTIELEDLVVVVHHRDGKTEIKQATNLAGMGALSGAFWGLLIGLIFFAPIFGLAIGAIAGALAGRFSDYGIDDKFIKEVAESVGPGNSAVFLLVKKMTPDKVVAAIKDYGGRVIRTSLSDAEEANLRGAFGAGTTATAAVPPPTP, from the coding sequence ATGAGTGATCTGATTGCCATCGCCTATGATGGCGAGGATACCGCGTTCCGGGTCAGGGACCGGCTGATCGACCTGACAAAGGAGCACACGATCGAACTCGAGGACCTCGTGGTCGTCGTCCACCACCGGGACGGGAAGACCGAGATCAAGCAGGCGACCAACCTCGCCGGCATGGGGGCGCTCTCCGGCGCCTTCTGGGGGCTTCTCATCGGCCTGATCTTCTTTGCCCCCATCTTCGGACTTGCCATCGGCGCGATCGCCGGGGCGCTCGCGGGACGCTTCTCCGACTACGGCATCGATGATAAATTCATCAAGGAGGTCGCGGAGAGCGTCGGGCCGGGCAACTCCGCGGTCTTCCTGCTCGTCAAGAAGATGACGCCGGACAAGGTGGTCGCCGCCATCAAGGACTACGGCGGCCGCGTCATCCGGACCTCGCTCTCGGATGCGGAGGAGGCGAACCTCCGCGGCGCCTTCGGTGCCGGGACGACGGCAACGGCGGCAGTCCCGCCGCCTACCCCGTAA
- a CDS encoding PHP domain-containing protein — protein sequence MRYHKDIIFEKPRAEEIRRLGLLPADLHFHTRHSDSVTSVRDALKLAARRGIGLAITDHNQTSGVVEAGRHKSNVSLIPGIEVSASDGPHLLLYFYSAADLVDFYRRHVEKNRGEGPFTAIRLDTEEILDRREGYACIAAEAHPCGYAFLNRGVERCVAGRCIGQEVFSRLDALEVICGGMARSHNLKAAGLAAAHRLGRTGGTDGHLLHELGGVVTCAEAETVEEFLDAVARRETVIIGRERPLVEKAVMGTAVLPHHLPYTVPILRARWEQGFPRIRKFVRGRLNRAVFPRPDGEEDAAADSAARGGAR from the coding sequence ATGCGTTATCACAAGGATATCATATTTGAGAAGCCCCGAGCAGAGGAGATCCGGCGTCTCGGGCTGCTCCCGGCGGACCTCCACTTCCACACCCGCCACTCCGACTCCGTCACCTCCGTCCGGGACGCTCTGAAGCTCGCGGCCCGGCGGGGGATCGGGCTTGCGATCACCGACCACAACCAGACGAGCGGCGTCGTCGAGGCGGGCCGGCACAAGAGCAACGTCTCCCTCATCCCCGGGATCGAGGTCAGCGCCAGCGACGGTCCGCACCTCCTCCTCTACTTCTACTCGGCCGCCGATCTCGTCGACTTCTACCGCCGCCACGTCGAGAAGAACCGTGGAGAGGGTCCGTTCACGGCAATTCGTCTCGACACCGAGGAGATACTCGATCGCCGCGAGGGCTACGCCTGCATCGCCGCCGAGGCGCACCCCTGCGGGTATGCGTTCCTGAACCGGGGGGTCGAGCGGTGCGTCGCGGGCAGATGCATCGGCCAGGAGGTCTTCTCCCGCCTCGACGCCCTCGAGGTGATCTGCGGCGGGATGGCCCGGTCCCACAACCTGAAGGCCGCCGGGCTCGCCGCCGCCCACCGCCTCGGCCGGACCGGGGGGACCGACGGCCACCTCCTCCACGAACTCGGCGGGGTCGTCACCTGCGCCGAGGCCGAAACCGTGGAGGAGTTCCTGGACGCCGTCGCCCGGAGAGAAACCGTCATCATCGGCCGCGAGCGGCCGCTCGTCGAGAAGGCGGTGATGGGGACGGCAGTCCTCCCGCACCACCTCCCCTACACCGTCCCCATCCTCCGGGCCCGGTGGGAGCAGGGCTTCCCCCGGATACGGAAGTTCGTCCGCGGCAGGCTGAACAGGGCGGTCTTCCCCCGCCCCGACGGTGAGGAGGACGCCGCGGCCGACTCCGCCGCACGGGGCGGCGCCCGGTAG
- a CDS encoding SulP family inorganic anion transporter, with protein sequence MPAGTPQWRRSLPADLAAGATTALVGIPQGMGFALVAGIDPIYGLYTAAFATAFAAFLTGSSYLKVMLSNVLAVSLFSVLAPVPQADVPATLFVLTLLVGLFQLGFGLVRAGSLTRFISNAVLTGFIVGAALLIIVGQLGNLTGYDLPRNPVQILAVVDLLTHTEGVQPEALGIGLLTIGLVVAFRRVPRLRPVALLLPLIIAAPLVQAALPEVALVGDISAVPAGLPLPVIPDIALAPGLLVPALALAIIGLVMAVGVTEAIPERDGTIADVNRDFSGQGVTNIVCSFLQCAPSAGSLAATALNVGAGAETRAANLISGAIVGAIIIVAGPLAEQIPLPALAGILILIGAELMYRPREITCICRYSRPGRWAMLATFVSTQVLPLQYSIYVGVFLSLGIYLVTSTREASVVRLVPVGEGMFREEPPPGRLTAGRLTVLSVSGSVYFATLRAIERSLPSPEGVEGAVVVLALRGRVEAGSGLFRMLERYARQVGAHGSRLVLAEVDPKLLAGLEETGTAAAVGRENVFVATPVIGESLREAIRAGEALARERG encoded by the coding sequence ATGCCCGCCGGCACACCGCAGTGGAGGAGGAGCCTTCCCGCCGACCTCGCCGCCGGCGCGACGACCGCCCTCGTCGGGATCCCGCAGGGGATGGGGTTCGCCCTCGTCGCCGGGATCGACCCCATCTACGGCCTCTACACCGCCGCGTTCGCGACGGCGTTCGCGGCGTTCCTCACCGGCTCCTCCTATCTCAAGGTGATGCTCTCAAACGTCCTCGCGGTCTCCCTCTTCTCCGTCCTCGCCCCGGTGCCGCAGGCCGACGTCCCGGCCACCCTCTTCGTCCTCACCCTCCTCGTCGGGCTCTTCCAGCTCGGCTTCGGGCTCGTCCGGGCCGGCAGCCTGACCCGGTTCATATCGAACGCCGTCCTGACCGGGTTCATCGTCGGGGCGGCGCTCCTGATCATCGTCGGCCAGCTCGGCAACCTCACCGGCTACGACCTCCCGAGAAACCCGGTCCAGATCCTCGCGGTAGTGGACCTCCTCACCCACACGGAAGGGGTCCAGCCCGAAGCGCTCGGCATCGGCCTCCTCACCATCGGCCTCGTCGTCGCCTTCCGGCGGGTGCCGCGCCTCCGCCCCGTCGCCCTTCTCCTCCCGCTCATCATCGCCGCCCCCCTCGTTCAGGCCGCCCTGCCGGAGGTCGCGCTCGTCGGCGATATCAGCGCCGTCCCTGCCGGCCTCCCTCTCCCCGTCATCCCGGATATCGCTCTCGCGCCCGGTCTCCTCGTCCCCGCGCTCGCCCTCGCCATCATCGGGCTCGTGATGGCCGTCGGGGTCACGGAGGCGATCCCGGAACGCGACGGGACCATCGCCGATGTGAACCGCGACTTCTCCGGGCAGGGCGTGACGAACATCGTCTGCAGTTTCCTCCAGTGCGCACCCTCGGCCGGCTCGCTCGCGGCGACGGCATTGAACGTCGGCGCGGGGGCAGAGACCCGGGCGGCGAACCTCATCTCCGGGGCCATCGTCGGGGCGATCATCATCGTTGCGGGACCGCTCGCGGAACAGATCCCGCTCCCGGCCCTCGCCGGCATCCTGATCCTCATCGGGGCCGAACTCATGTACCGGCCGAGGGAGATCACCTGCATCTGCAGGTACTCCCGCCCCGGACGCTGGGCGATGCTCGCCACCTTCGTCTCCACCCAGGTCCTCCCGCTCCAGTACAGCATCTACGTCGGCGTCTTCCTCTCGCTCGGCATCTACCTGGTCACCTCCACCCGCGAGGCCTCCGTCGTCCGCCTCGTCCCGGTCGGGGAGGGGATGTTCCGCGAAGAGCCCCCGCCGGGCCGGCTCACGGCAGGCCGGCTCACCGTCCTCTCGGTCTCCGGCAGCGTCTACTTCGCCACCCTCCGGGCGATCGAACGCTCGCTCCCCTCCCCCGAAGGGGTCGAAGGCGCCGTCGTCGTCCTCGCCCTCCGGGGGAGGGTCGAGGCCGGGAGCGGGCTCTTCCGGATGCTGGAGCGCTACGCCCGGCAGGTCGGCGCCCACGGCAGCCGGCTCGTCCTCGCCGAAGTCGACCCGAAGCTCCTTGCGGGTCTCGAAGAGACCGGGACCGCCGCCGCCGTCGGCCGGGAGAACGTCTTCGTCGCGACGCCGGTCATCGGGGAGTCGCTTCGGGAGGCGATCCGGGCCGGGGAGGCCCTGGCCCGGGAGAGGGGCTGA
- a CDS encoding AI-2E family transporter has product MARNLSPPARIAIVGAAVVIVLAGVRTATPILGPFLVAVFFAMITAPVMTWLTRRGMPRILAAGAVVAGLAALLAGTVAFLAAALTGFILSLPQYEKALEAQVAMLAGYGIDPASISVWDYVDRGYVIQQIAGLAQQLGSVAFDAVIVFIAIAFLLIEAPRLAAVLARRLGPESSPFQHLSQSGRLLIDYVLVRTKVNLITGVGTGLFLALLGVDFAVLWGFIAFVLSYVPYVGLLTAAIPPTLLALIEYGPAGAVAVIAAIALIDAAAENLFLPRMAGRELDLSPFVVLFSIVFWGFVFGAVGVFLAIPLTIAVKLFLESWEETHWMGELMGSGERRG; this is encoded by the coding sequence ATGGCCAGGAACCTCTCTCCCCCTGCCCGGATCGCGATCGTCGGGGCCGCGGTCGTCATCGTGCTCGCGGGGGTCCGGACCGCAACCCCGATCCTCGGCCCGTTCCTCGTCGCCGTCTTCTTCGCCATGATCACCGCGCCCGTCATGACATGGCTGACCCGCCGCGGGATGCCGCGGATCCTGGCCGCCGGAGCGGTGGTCGCCGGCCTCGCCGCGCTCCTCGCCGGGACGGTTGCCTTCCTCGCGGCGGCCCTCACCGGGTTTATTCTCTCTCTGCCGCAGTACGAGAAGGCGCTGGAGGCGCAGGTCGCCATGCTCGCCGGGTACGGCATCGACCCTGCGAGCATCAGCGTATGGGACTATGTCGACCGCGGATACGTGATCCAGCAGATTGCCGGGCTCGCCCAGCAGCTCGGATCCGTCGCCTTCGACGCCGTCATCGTCTTCATCGCGATCGCCTTCCTCCTCATCGAAGCTCCGCGGCTCGCGGCCGTGCTCGCCCGGCGCCTGGGGCCGGAGAGTTCTCCTTTCCAGCACTTATCCCAGTCGGGCCGGCTCCTCATCGACTACGTGCTGGTCAGGACCAAGGTGAACCTGATCACCGGCGTCGGGACCGGGCTCTTCCTCGCCCTCCTCGGGGTCGACTTCGCGGTGCTCTGGGGATTCATCGCCTTCGTCCTGAGTTACGTCCCCTACGTCGGTCTCCTCACCGCCGCGATCCCGCCCACGCTCCTCGCCCTCATCGAGTACGGACCGGCGGGAGCAGTGGCCGTCATCGCCGCGATCGCCCTCATAGACGCCGCCGCCGAGAACCTCTTCCTCCCCCGGATGGCCGGGAGGGAACTCGACCTCTCGCCGTTCGTCGTCCTCTTCTCCATCGTCTTCTGGGGCTTCGTCTTCGGGGCGGTCGGGGTCTTCCTCGCCATACCCCTGACGATCGCGGTGAAACTCTTCCTCGAGAGCTGGGAGGAGACCCATTGGATGGGGGAACTGATGGGCTCCGGGGAGCGAAGGGGATAA
- a CDS encoding DUF3821 domain-containing protein, translated as MSSEQTAFRAIVTVALLAALVVAPAAAQRTVSTGNTIYVGEEDLNVTAVFPGTTSGYLVHFSSPTDRTVVGAPISVVATSSFDLTATAVGQNTGIWYAFATPDYTGAPIGDVLVQTPSTNLRVLLGSTGTTSVDGQSITRSSAIRFRVDHNLAGLGTGTNDPNYNTIEVRLTTPGGGTVTTFGGESLRLQLTGQWTETNPINLTGAMVGTYTARGVWPTAAGLGTEYNTNAVTFQVSSGAVGITSNKDTVVRGNSFTVTITGESGQDYFLTLQNPGEQPPTFRANQVGVTPNTATNATVRTTAAGTRSVELTSTRATREASYTLRVTDPRDPSRYDEVRVRVETGTVTVTASGTGVYYIGEEITFSGTNTDSDTVYLFMTGPNLGTRGVHLLGTLNPVVNGSAASFVNVDVEADDTWSYRWVTHGVTRLLDSGGYTIYAVSAPHDKDNLANVAYAARIIQLRPGFVTATMSSTIVAKGDDVTITGTAQGNPANVRIWVFGPYYYGGANGALGVQTVSVESDGSFKYNVLNTENLVAGQYFVVVQHPMGTSFEVAQGDVNARQNASSIYRADQTGATSVFVANLVTLQASEAANTLINALDSPYANDAYTKLTFFLLSGDDPAPPSGDNLTLSAGWNFVSIPRPLAAGNDTAAIFAGVDADGHSALRYDTANRSWTALQKTDRLAPLEGFWVYSAAPVTVPLTFSTDSLLPPAERTLAPGWNAVGITGTAPATARDALYSVNAQWTTLIGYDAGKQAFETGIVNGGSGAYADTRSVHPGRGYWLYMTGPGTLCAIGA; from the coding sequence ATGAGTTCAGAGCAAACGGCGTTTCGGGCGATCGTTACTGTGGCCCTTCTGGCCGCGCTGGTCGTTGCACCGGCCGCGGCACAGAGGACCGTTAGCACCGGCAACACCATCTATGTAGGTGAAGAAGACCTCAACGTCACTGCAGTATTTCCAGGCACTACCAGCGGATACCTGGTTCACTTCAGCAGTCCCACCGACAGGACTGTTGTGGGAGCACCTATCAGCGTCGTTGCCACCTCGAGCTTCGACCTGACTGCAACTGCAGTCGGACAGAATACGGGTATCTGGTATGCTTTTGCCACTCCCGACTACACGGGCGCTCCCATTGGAGACGTTCTCGTCCAGACCCCCTCGACGAACCTCCGCGTTCTCCTGGGGAGCACCGGCACCACGTCCGTCGACGGCCAGAGCATAACCCGGTCGAGCGCTATCCGGTTCCGGGTTGACCACAACCTTGCAGGCCTGGGCACCGGCACGAACGACCCCAATTACAACACGATTGAGGTCCGGCTGACCACGCCCGGCGGCGGTACGGTCACAACCTTCGGTGGCGAGAGCCTCAGACTGCAACTTACCGGCCAGTGGACCGAGACCAACCCGATCAACCTGACCGGCGCCATGGTCGGCACGTACACCGCCAGAGGTGTCTGGCCCACCGCAGCCGGCCTCGGCACGGAGTACAACACCAACGCCGTGACATTCCAGGTCTCCTCCGGAGCGGTCGGCATCACCTCGAACAAGGACACTGTTGTTCGTGGCAACTCGTTCACCGTGACCATCACCGGCGAATCCGGGCAGGACTACTTCCTGACCCTCCAGAACCCCGGTGAGCAGCCCCCGACGTTCCGCGCGAATCAGGTCGGCGTGACCCCGAACACGGCTACCAACGCGACCGTCAGGACCACGGCAGCCGGGACCCGGTCTGTCGAACTGACCTCCACCAGGGCTACCAGAGAGGCAAGCTACACCCTCCGCGTTACCGACCCGCGTGACCCGAGCAGGTACGACGAGGTCCGCGTGAGGGTCGAGACCGGCACGGTCACCGTCACCGCCTCCGGCACCGGCGTCTACTATATCGGCGAAGAGATCACCTTCTCCGGAACCAATACCGACAGCGACACCGTTTACCTCTTCATGACCGGTCCGAACCTCGGCACCCGGGGTGTTCATCTCCTCGGTACCCTGAACCCGGTCGTCAACGGCTCTGCTGCCAGTTTCGTCAACGTGGACGTTGAGGCTGACGACACCTGGTCCTACCGGTGGGTCACCCACGGAGTCACCAGGTTACTTGACTCCGGCGGCTACACGATTTATGCGGTCTCCGCCCCCCACGATAAGGACAACCTCGCTAATGTCGCGTATGCCGCCCGCATTATCCAGCTCCGGCCCGGCTTCGTCACCGCGACCATGAGCAGTACGATTGTTGCGAAGGGCGACGACGTGACGATCACCGGTACCGCACAGGGCAACCCGGCCAACGTCCGCATCTGGGTCTTCGGTCCGTACTACTACGGCGGCGCTAACGGAGCGTTAGGGGTCCAGACCGTCAGTGTCGAGTCCGACGGCAGCTTCAAGTACAACGTTCTCAACACCGAGAACCTCGTTGCCGGACAGTATTTCGTCGTCGTCCAGCACCCGATGGGCACGAGCTTCGAGGTTGCACAGGGTGACGTTAACGCCAGACAGAATGCCAGCAGCATCTACCGTGCTGATCAGACCGGCGCGACGAGCGTCTTCGTTGCGAACCTCGTGACCCTCCAGGCCTCTGAGGCAGCAAACACGCTGATCAACGCCCTTGACTCTCCCTACGCCAACGACGCCTACACCAAGCTCACCTTCTTCCTCCTCTCCGGTGACGACCCCGCCCCGCCCTCCGGCGACAACCTCACCCTCTCGGCGGGCTGGAACTTCGTCTCGATCCCCCGGCCCCTCGCGGCCGGCAACGACACCGCGGCGATCTTTGCCGGCGTCGACGCTGACGGCCACTCGGCCCTCCGCTACGATACCGCTAACAGGAGCTGGACGGCCCTTCAGAAGACCGACCGACTTGCCCCCCTCGAGGGGTTCTGGGTCTACTCGGCCGCGCCCGTGACAGTCCCCCTCACCTTCTCGACCGACTCCCTCCTCCCGCCTGCAGAGCGCACCCTCGCTCCGGGCTGGAACGCCGTCGGGATCACCGGGACAGCCCCGGCGACGGCGAGGGACGCCCTCTACTCGGTCAACGCACAGTGGACGACCCTGATCGGCTACGACGCCGGGAAGCAGGCCTTCGAGACCGGGATCGTCAACGGCGGGAGCGGGGCATACGCCGATACCCGATCGGTCCATCCCGGCCGGGGCTACTGGCTCTACATGACCGGGCCGGGCACCCTCTGCGCCATAGGAGCGTGA